In Pseudomonas flavescens, the sequence ACCGGGGTCATGCGTACCTTCCGCAGCGCCGCACGCTACATCGGTGAAGGGGGCGCGCTGGTGGCGATTTCCTCCATCGCCGGCGGCGTCTACGGCTGGCAGGATCACTCCCATTATGCCGCCGCCAAGGCTGGCGTACCCGGCCTGTGCCGCTCGCTGGCGGTGGAGCTGGCGCCGCAGGGTATCCGCTGCAACGCGGTGATTCCCGGGCTGATCGAAACGCCGCAATCGCTCGACGCGAAAAACTCCCTCGGCCCGGAGGGGCTGGCCCAGGCGGCCAAGGCCATCCCGCTGGGTCGGGTGGGGCGCGCCAGTGAAGTGGCCGATCTGGTGCGTTACCTGACCAGTGCCCAGGCCAGCTACATCACCGGGCAGAGCATCATCGTCGACGGCGGCCTGACGGTGCGTTGGCCGGATTGACGGCTATAAGGCGAAAGCGGTGATCGGTGCAGTACCTGTGGGAGCGGGCCATGCCCGCGACTTTTTCGCGGGCATGGCCCGCTCCCACAGAATGTAGACCGAGCGTCTACTCCCACCATTCAGCTGTAGCGTGGGCTTCAGCCCACCAAATCGAAGGTCCGCTATCGCCTTACTCCAACCCATTCCACCGAGACGGCAACGAACTCCGATAAGGACAGACCATGAAACAGCTACAAGACCGTCGCGCCGTGATCACCGGCGCCGCCAGTGGCATCGGCGCGGCCATTGCCCATGCCTATGCCGATGCAGGCGCCCGCCTGGTGCTCTGCGACCGCGATGCCGCCCGCCTGGCGATCACCGCCCGTGAGTGCCGCGAGCGCGGGGCCGAGGTGGTGCAAAGCGTGGCCGACGTCGGCAGCCGCGAAGGTGCCCAGGCCGGTGTCGATGCCTGCGTGAAGGCCTTCGCCGGTATCGATATTCTGGTCAACAACGCCGGCATGCTGACCCAGGCACCCTGCGTCGAGCTGACCCAGGAAATGTGGGACGACATGCTGCGCGTCGACCTCACCAGCGTGTTCATTGCCAGCCAGCGCGCTTTGCCGCACATGCTCGCCCAGCAGTGGGGGCGGATCATCAACGTCGCCTCGCAACTGGGCATCAAGGGCGGCGCCGAGTTGACCCATTACGCCGCAGCCAAGGCCGGTGTGATCGGCTTCAGCAAGTCCCTGGCCCTCGAGGTCAGCAAGGACAACGTGCTGGTCAATGCCATCGCTCCCGGCCCCATCGAGACGCCACTGGTCGATGGCATCAGTCAGGACTGGAAGACGGCCAAGGCCAGAGAATTGCCCCTTGGCCGTTTCGGCAAGGCCAGTGAGGTTGCGCCTGTCGCCGTGCTGCTGGCTTCGGAGCCGGGTGGCAACCTGTTCGTCGGCCAGACCCTCGGGCCGAACTCCGGCGATGTGATGCCCTGACATGTGCGGACTCTGCGGCCTGCTCGGCGAAGAGCTGCACTGGAGCGATCCGCTCGGCGATACCCTGCCTCGGCGCCGCGAGCGGCTGCGTCGGATCGCGGCGATCAATCAGGTGCTGGCGCCATTCCGCCTCACCGTCAGCGACGTACAGGGTGCATCCTATCTGGTGCAGGGGGCGACCGGCCGCCAGGAACTGGCCAGCGGCCTCGACCAGCTCTGGCTGCAGGCCGAAGCGATCCTCGGCCGACCACTGGATCCGCTCGACCCACGGGTGCTCGATCATCTGGAGGCACAGCCATGAGCCTGCCAATCAACGTCGTCACCGGCTTTCTCGGCAGCGGCAAGACCACGTTGCTCAAGCGCCTGTTGGCCGACGAGGAACTCGGTGACACTGCGCTGCTGATCAACGAGTTCGGCGAAGTCGGTATCGATAATCTGCTGGTCGAGGAGGTCGCCCCGGGAACCGTGTTGCTACCCAGCGGCTGTGTCTGTTGTTCGGTACGTGGCGATCTCAAGCAGGCGCTACTGGATCTGCACGGCAAACGCAGTCGTGGCGAGGTTCCGGCCTTTCGCCGGGTGCTGCTGGAAACCACCGGGCTGGCCGACCCGGCGCCGATCCTGGCCACCCTGCAACGTGATCCGCAAATGCGTGGCCGCTTCCATCTCGGTCTGCTGGTAACGGTGGTCGATGCGCAGCATGCCGAGCTGCAGGAGCGCCTGCACCCCGAGTGGCTTGGTCAGGTCACCGCTGCCGACCGCCTGCTGCTGAGCAAGACCGATCTGGTTGCAGCAGAGGTCGTCGACCCGCTGCGCTGCAGACTGCTGGCGCTCAATCCATCAGCATCCCTGGCCCTGACCGCTGACATCGTCAGTGGTGACGAACTGCTGCTCGGCGAGGGGCTCAAGGGGCGCGACCCGGATGCCGAGGTGGCGCGCTGGCAACTGTTCGCACCGCTCGGCAGCAGCCGCCACGGTAGCGCCGAGGTGTGCTGCCTGGAGTTCGATGGCGCGCTGGACTGGATCGCCTTCGGGGTCTGGCTGTCCATGCTGCTAAGATGCCACGGCGAACGCATACTCCGAGTCAAAGGCATCCTCGACGTGATCGATTCTCCGCAGCCCATCGTCATCCATGGCGTGCAGCATTGTCTGCATGCGCCGGTCCATCTCAACGCCTGGCCAGGTGGTGTGCGCCGCTCGCGCCTGGTGTTCATCGTCCGCGAGCTGGACACCCTGACGCTGCGCCGTTCGTTCAATGCCTTCCTCGCCCGGCTCGGGCGCGCCGCATGATCACCCTGCGCGTACTCGGCACCTCCGTGACCTTGCTCGAACCGATCCGGCAGCGCGCCGAGCAGGAGCTTGGCATTCGCCTGGAATATCAGTTGCACGACACCCAGACCGTGCAACGCATCGCGGTGATGCAGCCGGAGAGCTACGACCTCTATGACCAGTGGTTTCACAACGTCGACTTCGTGTGGCCTGCGCGGGCAATTCAGCCTATCGACACGCGGCGGGTGGCGCTCTGGGAAGAGATCAACGACCTGGCGAAGAAAGGTCGCCTGCACCCGGACGATCGGCTGGCCAGCGGCAGCCTGCCGTGCGACCGACTGTTCGTGCAGCCCGACGGCAACCTGGGCAGTGCGCCGACCGACCACATCAGCATGTTGCCGCTGACCCACAACGCCGACAGTTTCGCCTATCTGCCCGCGCACCTGCCCAAGGCCCTGGCTGGCAACGAGGAGAGCTGGGCCTGGCTGGTCGACGAAGGCTGGTGCGGGCACATCGCCTTGCAGAACGATGCCGCCATCGGTGCCCTCGATGCGGCACTGGCGCTTCAGGCCGGAGGCCTGGCGCACTTCGACAATATCGGCAACCTGCGCCTCGGCGAAATCGACCGCCTCGCCGAGCGGCTGATCGAGAAGCAGCGTCACGGCCACTTCGCGGCGTTCTGGTCGGATGATCGTGAGGCCAGCGAACTGATGCTCGGCCCCAACGTGCATGTGCAGAGCCTGTGGTCGCCGACCCTGATGCAATTGCATCGCGCCGGCGTGCAGTACCGTCTGGCTGCGCCCAAGGAGGGCTATCGCGCCTGGTTCGGCGGCCTCTCGCTGTCGCGTTGCGTCGAGGGCAAGGTCAAGGACGCTGCCTACGCCTACCTCAACTGGTGGTTGGCCGGCTGGCCTGGCGCGCTGATGGCCAGGCAGGGGTTCTACATCTCCAATCCGCCCCGTGCCCGTGACCATATGTCCGCTGCCGAATGGGACTACTGGTACGACGGCAAGCCTGCCGCAGAGCAGCTTCTGGGCAGTGACGGGCTGCCATTGATCGAGCCCGGCGAAGTGCGTGAAGGCGGCACCTACGCTCAGCGCATGGGCCATATCGGCGTATGGAACGCGGTCATGGACGAGCACAACTATCTGGTGCGGCGGTGGAGCGACTTCTTGCGTGCAGGGCGCTGAAGCGCTGACGTAATGCGACAATCAGCGGCGACATCTCGCCGGGGCTGCTGTCCTAGTTGGAGCGAGCCAAGTCGCGGTCACTGAACGGAGTCTTACATGCCGATGCCTAGTTTGAAGTTCCTGCCACTCTGCCTGCTGGCGCTGCCGCTCATGGCGACAGCCCAGCAGCAGATTCAGCCCGGCCTCTGGGAAATCACCTCGAAGAACATGCAACTGGGTGGCAAAGCGCTGCCGAGCAGCGACGTGATGCTGCAGCAGTTCAAGAACCTGCCCCAGGCGCAGCGCGAGATGATGGAGCGGGCGATGGCCCAGCAGGGTATCCAGTTGGGCGACAAGGGTGTGCAGTACTGCATCAGCCAGGCGCAGATCGATGCCCAGAACATCCCTCTGCAGGATCCCAACTGCCGCCAGCAGATCACCTCGCGCGACAACGATCGCTGGGTGTTCAACTTCACCTGTCCGCAGGGCCAGGGGCAGGGCGAGGCGCATTTCCTCGACGACAAGTCCTTCAGCTCCAAAGTCAGCGGCCAGTTCGACAGCGGTGCCGGTCGTCAGCAGGGCAGCATGGAGTCTGACGCCCGCTG encodes:
- a CDS encoding SDR family NAD(P)-dependent oxidoreductase encodes the protein MTLPVAMITGAASGIGQALAVAYARSGVRVAGGYFAGDPHDPAETLRLVEGAGGECIMLAADVTDSASLDALAAAAVERFGRLDYAVANAGLLRRAPLLEMTDERWNEMLDVDLTGVMRTFRSAARYIGEGGALVAISSIAGGVYGWQDHSHYAAAKAGVPGLCRSLAVELAPQGIRCNAVIPGLIETPQSLDAKNSLGPEGLAQAAKAIPLGRVGRASEVADLVRYLTSAQASYITGQSIIVDGGLTVRWPD
- a CDS encoding SDR family NAD(P)-dependent oxidoreductase; this encodes MKQLQDRRAVITGAASGIGAAIAHAYADAGARLVLCDRDAARLAITARECRERGAEVVQSVADVGSREGAQAGVDACVKAFAGIDILVNNAGMLTQAPCVELTQEMWDDMLRVDLTSVFIASQRALPHMLAQQWGRIINVASQLGIKGGAELTHYAAAKAGVIGFSKSLALEVSKDNVLVNAIAPGPIETPLVDGISQDWKTAKARELPLGRFGKASEVAPVAVLLASEPGGNLFVGQTLGPNSGDVMP
- a CDS encoding CobW family GTP-binding protein, whose product is MSLPINVVTGFLGSGKTTLLKRLLADEELGDTALLINEFGEVGIDNLLVEEVAPGTVLLPSGCVCCSVRGDLKQALLDLHGKRSRGEVPAFRRVLLETTGLADPAPILATLQRDPQMRGRFHLGLLVTVVDAQHAELQERLHPEWLGQVTAADRLLLSKTDLVAAEVVDPLRCRLLALNPSASLALTADIVSGDELLLGEGLKGRDPDAEVARWQLFAPLGSSRHGSAEVCCLEFDGALDWIAFGVWLSMLLRCHGERILRVKGILDVIDSPQPIVIHGVQHCLHAPVHLNAWPGGVRRSRLVFIVRELDTLTLRRSFNAFLARLGRAA
- a CDS encoding ABC transporter substrate-binding protein — encoded protein: MITLRVLGTSVTLLEPIRQRAEQELGIRLEYQLHDTQTVQRIAVMQPESYDLYDQWFHNVDFVWPARAIQPIDTRRVALWEEINDLAKKGRLHPDDRLASGSLPCDRLFVQPDGNLGSAPTDHISMLPLTHNADSFAYLPAHLPKALAGNEESWAWLVDEGWCGHIALQNDAAIGALDAALALQAGGLAHFDNIGNLRLGEIDRLAERLIEKQRHGHFAAFWSDDREASELMLGPNVHVQSLWSPTLMQLHRAGVQYRLAAPKEGYRAWFGGLSLSRCVEGKVKDAAYAYLNWWLAGWPGALMARQGFYISNPPRARDHMSAAEWDYWYDGKPAAEQLLGSDGLPLIEPGEVREGGTYAQRMGHIGVWNAVMDEHNYLVRRWSDFLRAGR
- a CDS encoding DUF3617 domain-containing protein is translated as MPMPSLKFLPLCLLALPLMATAQQQIQPGLWEITSKNMQLGGKALPSSDVMLQQFKNLPQAQREMMERAMAQQGIQLGDKGVQYCISQAQIDAQNIPLQDPNCRQQITSRDNDRWVFNFTCPQGQGQGEAHFLDDKSFSSKVSGQFDSGAGRQQGSMESDARWVSADCGALKPRQP